The following are from one region of the Prionailurus bengalensis isolate Pbe53 chromosome A2, Fcat_Pben_1.1_paternal_pri, whole genome shotgun sequence genome:
- the FAM237B gene encoding protein FAM237B, translating to MGFATRGRFYLPLGCMMLINLINADFEFQKGVLASISPGITEDIDFQCWNSCSLTLIDLKELKIQHNVDAFWNFMLFLQKSQRPRHYNVFLSIAQDFWDMYIDCLLSRSHGMGRRQVMPPKYNFPQNRR from the coding sequence ATGGGTTTTGCCACAAGAGGACGGTTCTACCTACCACTGGGCTGCATGATGCTGATCAATCTGATTAATGCTGACTTTGAATTTCAAAAGGGGGTGCTTGCCAGTATCAGCCCAGGCATCACAGAAGATATTGATTTCCAATGCTGGAATTCTTGCTCTTTGACATTGATAGATCTCAAGGAACTCAAGATACAGCACAATGTGGACGCTTTCTGGAATTTCATGTTGTTTTTGCAAAAATCCCAGCGGCCTAGACATTATAATGTCTTCTTAAGCATAGCTCAGGATTTCTGGGACATGTATATAGACTGCTTGCTCTCACGATCTCAtggaatgggcagaagacaggtgATGCCTCCCAAGTATAATTTTCCGCAGAACAGGAGGTAA